ATTGTACTTGGATGAATAAGCTTAACTACTGACACTCCTTCCTCTTCTAACTTCTCTTGAATCTTTTTTCTAGTAGCATTGTTTCCAATAGCAACAAAGAAATCAGCTTCATCTTTATATGTATAAGCATCAGAGGTTTTACCGATGACTTCCAACCCCATAGATTTTTTAATAGAATCATCATCATCTAGGAATGCGATATCTTGCCATTTATTCATTTTAATTGCGATATCTGCAACAACTTTTCCATGTCCACTAGCACCTATTATAAGCAATCTATTTTTCATAACAAGTACATTTCCCCCCAACTACATTAATAAATAAGCACTTACTAATTTGCTTTACTTCCCTCGAAAGGTTCCATCGTAACTGCTGTATCAGAATTTATACCTTCACTTACAAACACCTTTTTGATGGTGTTAAAAATTATTTTCCAATCTTCTATAAAGCTTATATTATTCACATATTCAATGTCCAGCATAAACTTTTCTTCCCAATCAATAGCATTTCTACCATTGACTTGGGCAAGTCCAGATAAGCCTGGTCTTACATCATGCCGTCGCTTTTGTTCTATAGTATACAATGGTAAATATTTCACCAGCAATGGCCTCGGCCCCACAATACTCATATCACCACGAATAATATTCCATAATTCTGGTAGTTCATCTAAGCTTGTTGCTCTTAAAACCTTTCCGAACTTAGTAAGTCTTATATCATCAGGTAACAACTCACCATTTTCATCTTTCTCATCTGTCATTGTTCTAAATTTATACATTTTAAATATCTTTTCATTAAGACCTGGTCTATCTTGTTTGAAAATAATTGGACTTCCTAATTTTACCCTTACCAGTACAGCAACTATAATAAAAATTGGACTTAATACAATTAGAGCCATTAATGATAGAATAAAGTCTTGTGATCTTTTTATATATCTTTCATATGTTCCCTTTTGTTTTTTCATAATTACTTCCACAATCCTTTTACAATATCACATATATTAATTAAATCTTCATCTGTCATTTTAGTATCAGATGGCAAACACACACCATTTTCAAATAGAGTTTCAGATACATTGGTACCTATATAATCATACATTTTAAAAACTGGTTGCATATGCATCGGTTTCCAAATTGGTCTTGATTCAATATTTTCTGCTTCAAGTACTTCCATTATATCTATTGGTTTTACTTTCCCACTAAGTGTCATACAGCTTAACCAATAATTTGGCTTGTCCCATTCATTAACTGGCATAAACTCAATCCCATCAAGTTGTCCTAATTCTCTTTTATAAAACTCAAATATGTACTTTTTCTTTTCCACTCTTTGTTCTAATACTTTAAGTTGTCCTCTACCAATACCCGCAACTACATTACTCATTCGGTAGTTAAACCCTAATTCGCTATGTTGATAATGTCTTGCTTGGTCTCTACTTTGTGTTGCCCAGAATCTTGCTTTAGCAATTCTTTCTTCATTATCTGAAACTAGCATACCGCCACCTGAAGTGGTTATGATCTTATTCCCATTAAAGCTGAATATCCCATAGTCTCCAAATGTTCCAGTATGTTTTCCTTTGTAATATGTACCTAAGCTTTCTGCTGCATCTTCTATTAAAGCAACATTATACTTTTTACACAGTTCAATGATCTTGTCCAAATCTGCAGATAAGCCATATAAATGAACAACTATTACAGATTTTACATTAGGATATTTATTAAATGCTTCTTCTAGAGCATTAGGGCACATGTTCCAGGTTTTATAATCGCTATCAATAAAAACTGGCGTTGCCTTTTGATAAATGATCGGATTAGCAGTAGCTGAGAAGGTTAATGATTGACAAAAAACAATATCCCCTTCCCCTACACCTGCTGCGTTTAATGCCAAATGAATAGCAGCTGTTCCTGTTGTTAGCGCAGCTGCTGCTTTACTTCCTATTTT
The window above is part of the Natranaerovirga pectinivora genome. Proteins encoded here:
- a CDS encoding sugar transferase, coding for MKKQKGTYERYIKRSQDFILSLMALIVLSPIFIIVAVLVRVKLGSPIIFKQDRPGLNEKIFKMYKFRTMTDEKDENGELLPDDIRLTKFGKVLRATSLDELPELWNIIRGDMSIVGPRPLLVKYLPLYTIEQKRRHDVRPGLSGLAQVNGRNAIDWEEKFMLDIEYVNNISFIEDWKIIFNTIKKVFVSEGINSDTAVTMEPFEGSKAN
- a CDS encoding DegT/DnrJ/EryC1/StrS family aminotransferase is translated as MNKRIYLASPHMSDEGYEREYVQEAFDTNWIAPLGTNVNEFEKELANKIGSKAAAALTTGTAAIHLALNAAGVGEGDIVFCQSLTFSATANPIIYQKATPVFIDSDYKTWNMCPNALEEAFNKYPNVKSVIVVHLYGLSADLDKIIELCKKYNVALIEDAAESLGTYYKGKHTGTFGDYGIFSFNGNKIITTSGGGMLVSDNEERIAKARFWATQSRDQARHYQHSELGFNYRMSNVVAGIGRGQLKVLEQRVEKKKYIFEFYKRELGQLDGIEFMPVNEWDKPNYWLSCMTLSGKVKPIDIMEVLEAENIESRPIWKPMHMQPVFKMYDYIGTNVSETLFENGVCLPSDTKMTDEDLINICDIVKGLWK